A part of Arachis hypogaea cultivar Tifrunner chromosome 12, arahy.Tifrunner.gnm2.J5K5, whole genome shotgun sequence genomic DNA contains:
- the LOC112727412 gene encoding copper transport protein ATX1 yields MSSQTVVLKVGMSCQGCVGAVNRVLGKMEGVESFDINLKEQKVTVKGNVQPEAVLQTVAKTGKKTAFWENEAPALPTEPENKLSENATAAASIEVENKPSETSAIASAEPENKASETATVA; encoded by the exons ACTGTTGTCCTCAAAGTTGGAATGTCGTGCCAAGGTTGTGTTGGGGCGGTGAATAGGGTTTTAGGGAAAATGGAAG GTGTTGAATCATTTGACATAAATTTGAAGGAACAGAAGGTGACAGTGAAAGGAAATGTACAACCAGAGGCAGTTCTGCAGACTGTCGCCAAAACTGGGAAGAAGACAGCCTTCTGGGAGAATGAAGCGCCGGCATTGCCCACCGAGCCAGAAAACAAGCTTTCAGAAAATGCAACTGCTGCTGCTTCAATTGAAGTTGAAAACAAGCCTTCTGAAACTTCTGCCATTGCCTCAGCTGAGCCTGAAAACAAGGCTTCAGAAACTGCAACTGTTGCCTAA